A single genomic interval of candidate division WOR-3 bacterium harbors:
- a CDS encoding S8 family peptidase, with protein MFHFHLAVLLYCAAISGWTTGRILTAPDGRQYRSGVLAVKLKPELHNLVSPGCGLFGVPALDRLNHKYGVSDVSPLVRSPRLRARKHGCELTYILRFDPGQDVFAAKAAYESSGLIEYAEPDYMMPVVAVPNDTLYPLQWHLARIGAPYAWDVFRGDTSVLIAVLDLGCEWHHPDVENNLWVNIPEDLNGNRRFDTLPAPEGDIDSVDQDSNGYADDVIGYDLFLSDPNPAPIRPEDDHGTHCWGIANAVTDNYKGVAGVPWNCRSFAFSCGAYGLISQLAAAAGIYYAIDKGAWAISMSFGTYNTSPVMAEACSLAWDAGLVLIGGAGNDGQNRRFYPADYPKVISVAASDQTDRKTWWSNYGEWIEVCAPGTGIYSTVTNHGYGSKDGTSMATPVVTGALAWLKSAYPELTNVQACSLLYACCDSMPDSLYRAGMLGAGRLSLSRIILPRYYCDLVLTDVRFNDASGNGNGRPDPGETTAVIVTYHNTLGWQDATGVTAYLACGQPGVELLKPEASFPDIAAGSSGNCSADSFVVSVSETTPPQHLLFSLTVTASPEPAFPDTEFQVVCGEPRILIVDDDNGADYEKWYAAAFDSSGVLYHLYSIRASGSPTAETLRHYPVVVWFCGDDSVTTLTAADRTALAEFLDAGGNLLISGQSIAQNLKSESFLADYLRAQLADSSTGKPYLPGIPEDPITRGDTMVTGGGGGANNGRSLDGIRPANHGIGCSRFRDYPDTTVMSAIRYAGTYRLVFFSIPFEAIDHAVSRYVQKWTLVRRILEWFGERLPGVVEAPPPTRDKRPYVLRITPNPFTHNAEVEFIAPTTGIAELRTYSISGRLVERQQQPVRLGGRTRFRLGTPPLAPGVYLVQLVTANGAFCQKAVVVR; from the coding sequence ATGTTTCATTTCCACCTTGCAGTTCTCCTGTACTGTGCCGCAATCTCTGGCTGGACTACTGGCCGGATTCTTACTGCTCCAGATGGCCGGCAATATCGGTCTGGCGTGCTTGCTGTCAAACTAAAGCCCGAGCTGCACAACTTGGTCAGTCCGGGCTGCGGCCTTTTTGGCGTCCCGGCCCTTGACCGGCTTAACCACAAGTATGGCGTGTCGGACGTATCGCCCCTTGTCCGCAGCCCTCGGCTGCGGGCTCGCAAACACGGCTGTGAACTTACCTACATACTCCGATTCGATCCAGGCCAGGACGTGTTTGCGGCCAAGGCAGCGTACGAATCATCTGGCCTGATAGAGTACGCCGAACCTGACTATATGATGCCAGTTGTTGCGGTGCCGAATGACACCCTTTATCCGCTCCAATGGCACCTGGCCCGAATCGGCGCGCCTTATGCCTGGGATGTGTTCCGGGGCGATACCAGTGTGCTGATTGCCGTTCTCGACCTTGGATGTGAATGGCACCACCCCGACGTCGAGAACAACCTCTGGGTCAATATCCCTGAGGACTTGAACGGCAACCGAAGATTCGATACCCTGCCTGCGCCCGAAGGCGACATTGACTCTGTGGACCAGGATTCAAACGGCTATGCGGATGATGTCATCGGTTATGACCTGTTCCTGTCCGACCCGAACCCGGCGCCAATCCGGCCCGAAGATGACCACGGCACTCATTGCTGGGGTATCGCAAACGCGGTCACTGACAACTACAAGGGAGTCGCCGGTGTACCGTGGAACTGCCGCAGCTTTGCCTTCAGTTGTGGTGCATACGGACTCATCAGCCAACTTGCCGCCGCCGCCGGCATCTACTATGCGATTGACAAAGGTGCGTGGGCAATCTCAATGAGCTTCGGCACGTACAACACCTCGCCGGTCATGGCTGAGGCGTGTTCCCTGGCATGGGACGCCGGGCTGGTGCTCATCGGCGGTGCCGGCAACGACGGCCAGAACCGCAGATTCTACCCGGCCGACTACCCAAAGGTCATTTCAGTCGCAGCGTCGGACCAGACCGACCGGAAAACCTGGTGGTCCAACTATGGCGAGTGGATAGAAGTCTGTGCGCCCGGCACCGGCATCTACTCCACTGTCACCAACCACGGCTACGGCTCCAAAGACGGCACCTCAATGGCGACGCCAGTCGTGACCGGAGCACTGGCCTGGCTCAAGTCCGCGTATCCCGAACTCACGAACGTCCAGGCATGCAGTCTGCTCTATGCGTGCTGCGACTCAATGCCGGACAGCCTCTATCGGGCCGGTATGCTCGGTGCCGGACGGCTTTCCCTCAGCCGCATTATTCTGCCCCGATACTACTGTGATCTAGTGCTCACCGACGTGCGGTTCAATGACGCTTCCGGCAATGGCAACGGCCGACCTGACCCAGGCGAGACGACCGCGGTGATTGTCACCTATCACAACACCCTGGGCTGGCAGGATGCAACCGGCGTAACAGCGTACCTTGCGTGTGGCCAGCCCGGTGTCGAGCTACTCAAGCCCGAGGCATCCTTTCCTGATATCGCTGCCGGTTCAAGCGGCAACTGTTCGGCCGATTCATTCGTCGTGAGCGTTTCCGAAACCACGCCGCCCCAGCACCTTTTGTTCAGCCTGACGGTCACTGCCTCACCAGAACCGGCATTTCCCGATACTGAGTTCCAGGTTGTCTGCGGCGAACCGCGGATTCTGATTGTTGACGACGACAATGGCGCTGACTACGAAAAGTGGTACGCGGCCGCATTCGACTCATCTGGTGTGCTGTACCACCTGTACTCAATCCGTGCGTCAGGCTCACCTACGGCCGAAACCCTCAGACACTACCCGGTCGTAGTATGGTTCTGCGGCGACGACTCCGTTACCACGCTCACTGCGGCCGACCGAACTGCTCTTGCCGAATTCCTTGACGCTGGCGGCAACCTGCTAATATCCGGCCAGAGCATTGCCCAGAACCTCAAGTCCGAGTCGTTCCTGGCTGACTATCTGCGCGCCCAGCTCGCCGACTCCTCGACTGGCAAACCTTACTTACCCGGAATTCCTGAAGACCCGATAACCAGGGGCGACACGATGGTTACCGGCGGCGGCGGCGGCGCAAACAACGGTCGGTCTTTGGATGGCATCCGTCCAGCCAACCACGGCATCGGCTGTTCCCGGTTTCGTGACTACCCGGACACGACAGTAATGTCCGCAATCCGCTATGCCGGCACTTATCGCCTTGTATTCTTCTCGATCCCGTTCGAGGCGATTGACCATGCTGTTTCCCGGTACGTCCAGAAATGGACACTGGTCCGCAGAATTCTTGAATGGTTCGGCGAACGGTTGCCCGGCGTGGTCGAGGCACCACCACCGACTCGGGACAAGCGGCCATACGTATTACGGATTACGCCCAACCCGTTCACGCACAACGCCGAAGTCGAATTCATCGCTCCGACAACCGGAATCGCAGAATTGCGCACCTACTCGATTTCAGGCCGGCTTGTCGAAAGACAGCAACAGCCGGTCCGGCTCGGTGGTCGAACGCGGTTCCGCCTCGGCACGCCTCCGCTCGCGCCAGGAGTATACCTAGTTCAGCTCGTGACTGCTAATGGCGCATTCTGCCAGAAGGCTGTGGTTGTGCGTTAG
- a CDS encoding RNA polymerase sigma factor, with protein MKWKMSMPTQDLRPSNHPTAGSSKTDESKVCEIAESLELTTGRAKELEFEQLYAEHKGKVFSTAYRLVGNRPDAEDITQDVFVRVFKNMDAFRGESAISTWIYRITVNACFDLLRKRKRQPSVPLEECPEPSIGSGGLGRLIETMVRSLPEAYRKVFTLYDIQGLKHGEIAKVLGITEGASKSLLHRARAQLRKRLSPYVREWRGR; from the coding sequence TTGAAGTGGAAGATGTCAATGCCAACCCAGGACCTGAGGCCGAGTAACCATCCAACGGCCGGTTCGTCTAAGACTGATGAGAGCAAAGTGTGTGAGATTGCCGAGTCCCTGGAGTTGACGACGGGCCGAGCTAAAGAGCTTGAATTTGAGCAGTTATATGCCGAACATAAGGGCAAGGTATTCTCGACTGCGTACCGGCTGGTCGGTAACCGGCCGGATGCTGAGGACATCACGCAGGACGTATTTGTAAGGGTCTTCAAGAACATGGACGCATTCCGGGGCGAGTCCGCGATTTCCACTTGGATATACCGGATAACCGTGAACGCGTGTTTTGACTTGCTGAGGAAACGGAAGCGACAGCCTTCGGTTCCGCTCGAGGAATGCCCGGAGCCGAGTATCGGTTCCGGAGGACTGGGAAGGCTGATCGAAACCATGGTGCGCAGCCTGCCCGAAGCGTATCGCAAAGTTTTTACGCTGTACGACATTCAGGGACTCAAACATGGCGAGATTGCCAAAGTCCTCGGTATCACCGAGGGCGCAAGCAAGTCGCTTTTGCACCGGGCAAGGGCACAGTTGAGAAAGCGTCTGAGCCCGTATGTCCGGGAATGGAGGGGAAGATGA
- a CDS encoding zf-HC2 domain-containing protein: protein MSGNGGEDETRSFAGWIRRRRREEEITEQHHSDETLSAFIDGDIEPEQAERVGQHLESCPLCRETVAELTAIRDTARGLEQLEPSAQTWYRIKRRVERRTGLIWRWSLAGAAAAAAVVVAVVVVKSHTATRPDAHVAATYLSREAAAAILAAEHEAYIRGIDEAIEECEAAMAENPRNMRVRTVYLAALSSRASAMDLFGAGGN, encoded by the coding sequence ATGTCCGGGAATGGAGGGGAAGATGAGACCAGGAGTTTTGCAGGCTGGATCAGAAGGCGTCGTAGAGAGGAGGAGATTACGGAACAACACCATTCTGATGAAACGCTGAGCGCATTTATTGACGGTGATATTGAGCCGGAACAGGCAGAGAGAGTTGGACAGCACCTTGAAAGCTGCCCGCTTTGTCGCGAGACAGTTGCCGAGCTTACTGCGATCCGGGATACGGCGCGGGGGCTTGAGCAGCTCGAACCTTCGGCCCAGACCTGGTACCGAATCAAGCGCCGGGTCGAGCGACGGACCGGATTGATCTGGCGTTGGAGTCTGGCCGGAGCGGCTGCGGCCGCAGCGGTGGTCGTTGCGGTCGTAGTGGTCAAGAGCCACACAGCAACGAGGCCCGATGCTCATGTGGCGGCTACGTATTTGAGCAGGGAAGCCGCGGCTGCCATACTTGCAGCCGAGCACGAGGCGTACATCCGGGGAATTGACGAGGCAATTGAGGAGTGCGAGGCGGCCATGGCCGAGAATCCACGGAACATGCGGGTCAGGACAGTTTACCTTGCTGCCCTGTCCAGTCGTGCCAGCGCGATGGACCTGTTCGGGGCCGGGGGGAACTGA
- a CDS encoding PDZ domain-containing protein, with protein MKKACCVLLAMMTAASWLFAQEDTTEVKQGWLGVYTENLSWPMLIALNIEHGVLVTEVAEGSPAQAAGFEVGDVIIELDGQPVEDGQSLRALVRDRPEKKVVALIRRRGQERRIIVTLGARKETKWIGHFDFPQLPGVLHSANTALRKAVAGMKQEFQGLSLDSLRKEISELRAEVDRLKKKLEEQLKEE; from the coding sequence ATGAAGAAAGCATGTTGTGTGCTGCTGGCAATGATGACTGCGGCGTCTTGGCTTTTCGCCCAGGAGGACACAACTGAAGTCAAGCAGGGCTGGCTCGGGGTGTACACCGAGAACCTGAGCTGGCCGATGCTCATCGCCCTGAACATTGAGCACGGCGTACTCGTGACCGAAGTGGCCGAAGGCTCGCCAGCCCAGGCTGCGGGGTTTGAGGTCGGCGATGTCATAATTGAGCTTGACGGTCAGCCGGTTGAAGATGGCCAGTCGCTCCGGGCGCTGGTTCGCGACCGGCCGGAAAAGAAGGTTGTCGCACTAATCCGCCGGCGAGGTCAGGAGAGAAGAATCATTGTGACCCTGGGCGCAAGGAAGGAGACGAAGTGGATTGGCCACTTTGATTTTCCGCAACTGCCCGGAGTGCTACACTCGGCGAACACCGCCTTGCGCAAGGCGGTAGCTGGAATGAAGCAGGAATTCCAGGGCCTGTCGCTGGATTCGCTACGCAAGGAAATCAGTGAGCTGCGCGCAGAAGTGGACCGGCTGAAGAAGAAACTCGAAGAGCAACTAAAGGAAGAGTAG
- the rsmD gene encoding 16S rRNA (guanine(966)-N(2))-methyltransferase RsmD: MRVCAGRYKGRTLVYPRTGLRPTKDITRQAIFNMLGSLSCGARVCDLFAGGGALGIEALSRGAVEAIFVEKSPAVLRFLRMNVRGLAGARVLRGDVLAVMPRLGSGFDIVLADPPYLNGLVQATLDKAADHGLVRPGGVFVLEHHRQERPVPGAAWELVRQGRYGETWVSLLRRQDVEGKGK; encoded by the coding sequence ATGCGTGTGTGTGCCGGTCGGTACAAAGGCAGGACCCTTGTTTACCCGCGTACCGGCCTGAGGCCAACCAAAGACATCACACGCCAGGCGATCTTCAATATGCTTGGGAGTCTTTCCTGCGGTGCAAGGGTGTGCGACCTTTTCGCCGGCGGCGGTGCACTCGGCATCGAGGCGCTTTCCCGCGGTGCGGTCGAAGCGATATTCGTCGAGAAGAGCCCGGCGGTGCTGCGTTTCCTGCGGATGAACGTCCGGGGTCTTGCCGGCGCGCGTGTTCTGCGTGGAGACGTGCTTGCGGTTATGCCCAGACTCGGCAGCGGGTTCGACATCGTACTGGCCGACCCGCCGTATCTCAATGGATTGGTGCAGGCGACTCTTGACAAGGCTGCGGACCATGGCCTTGTGCGACCGGGCGGTGTGTTCGTGCTAGAGCATCACAGACAAGAGCGGCCGGTACCGGGTGCGGCCTGGGAGCTTGTGAGGCAGGGTCGGTACGGCGAAACCTGGGTTTCATTGCTAAGGAGGCAAGATGTTGAGGGAAAAGGCAAGTAA
- the coaD gene encoding pantetheine-phosphate adenylyltransferase, whose amino-acid sequence MKVAVYAGSFDPVTLGHLDVLRRATRLFDRVVVGVAQRPDKKALFTPTERVSLIRQSVGDMPSVEVEAFDCLLVDFVRRKRASAVVRGLRAVMDFDYEFQMALTNRKLAPDVETVFFVPSEKYFYLSSSLVRELAAVHGQVSCFVPRPVELALERKFATKRR is encoded by the coding sequence ATGAAGGTAGCGGTGTACGCCGGCAGCTTCGACCCGGTAACGCTCGGTCACCTGGACGTGCTGCGCCGTGCGACCCGGCTCTTTGACCGGGTGGTGGTAGGCGTTGCGCAGCGGCCGGATAAGAAAGCACTGTTCACGCCGACCGAACGGGTCAGTCTGATACGCCAGTCGGTCGGCGACATGCCTTCAGTCGAAGTCGAGGCATTTGACTGTCTGCTTGTTGATTTTGTCCGGCGCAAACGAGCCTCGGCCGTGGTACGCGGACTCAGGGCGGTGATGGACTTTGACTATGAGTTTCAGATGGCGCTTACCAACCGCAAACTGGCGCCTGATGTTGAGACCGTGTTCTTTGTGCCTTCGGAAAAGTACTTCTACCTGAGTTCTTCGCTGGTACGGGAGCTTGCAGCGGTCCACGGGCAGGTCTCCTGCTTTGTGCCGCGGCCGGTCGAGCTGGCGCTGGAGCGTAAGTTCGCCACCAAGCGCAGGTAG
- the obgE gene encoding GTPase ObgE, translating into MRFVDEAVVRVKAGDGGAGCVSFRREKFVPKGGPDGGDGGDGGSVFLVGQEQLQTLADLEYRRNYQAGRGQHGMGKCRHGRKGADVEIPVPLGTDVFQVGLEKKLGEILEHGARLQVARGGRGGRGNARFATPTEQAPRKSEPGEPGEERELRLVLRLVADIGLVGLPNAGKSTLLSALTRARPKIASYPFTTLTPNLGVMRTKDYKFTIADMPGIIEGAHLGKGLGLGFLRHIERTRMIVFVVDASGPDPVADFRQLCRELAEYRPELLDRPRIVALNKSDLVRGQTVPAGFDAPVVLVSALRGDRVDELRALIDRHFPARTGRDSGFRGEAPDSRCVAPEE; encoded by the coding sequence GTGCGGTTTGTTGATGAAGCGGTAGTACGGGTCAAGGCCGGCGACGGCGGGGCCGGCTGCGTGTCGTTTCGCCGGGAGAAGTTCGTCCCAAAAGGCGGGCCGGACGGTGGTGACGGTGGCGACGGCGGGTCAGTTTTTCTTGTCGGTCAGGAGCAGCTTCAGACCCTTGCTGACCTTGAGTATCGGCGGAACTATCAGGCCGGCCGGGGCCAGCACGGCATGGGTAAGTGCCGGCATGGCCGCAAAGGCGCAGACGTGGAAATCCCGGTGCCGCTGGGAACCGACGTATTCCAGGTCGGGCTCGAGAAGAAGCTCGGCGAGATACTTGAGCATGGCGCAAGATTGCAGGTCGCCCGGGGAGGCCGGGGAGGCAGAGGCAACGCACGATTCGCAACTCCAACTGAGCAGGCACCAAGGAAATCTGAGCCCGGCGAGCCAGGCGAGGAGCGCGAACTTAGACTCGTACTACGCCTCGTGGCCGACATCGGCCTTGTCGGCTTGCCTAATGCCGGCAAGTCAACCCTGCTGTCGGCTCTGACCCGGGCACGTCCCAAGATAGCGAGCTATCCTTTCACAACCCTGACACCGAACTTGGGCGTGATGAGAACCAAGGACTATAAGTTCACAATTGCTGATATGCCGGGCATCATTGAAGGAGCACACCTGGGCAAGGGGCTTGGGCTTGGGTTTCTGCGTCATATTGAGCGGACTCGGATGATTGTTTTCGTAGTAGATGCCTCCGGCCCGGACCCAGTGGCCGATTTCAGACAGCTGTGCCGCGAGTTGGCCGAGTACCGGCCAGAACTTTTGGATCGACCGAGGATTGTGGCACTGAACAAGTCAGACCTTGTACGCGGGCAGACCGTGCCTGCCGGCTTTGATGCACCGGTGGTTTTGGTTTCGGCACTGCGGGGAGATCGGGTGGATGAACTGCGGGCGTTGATTGACCGACATTTTCCGGCCAGAACAGGCAGAGATAGTGGTTTCAGGGGCGAAGCACCTGATTCCCGATGCGTCGCGCCAGAAGAATGA
- the dprA gene encoding DNA-processing protein DprA has translation MMIRPARSLDDALVDLLSVPRMTGPRLASLLARFEKPEQVFRAGRDELVAVDGVDEELAEAILSYKRNAGLERRLEQARALDVWTMTVTDPNFPSRLKELAHCPPVLFVRGEISEQDRMAAAVVGTRRPSSYGRLVAEKLGRDLAEHGVTVVSGLARGVDTCAHRGALACNGRTIAVLGCGIDVCYPPENRSLAEEIASHGALVTEFNLGVGPLAMNFPRRNRIVSGLSQVVIAVEAGERSGVLNTVAWARDQGRVVFAVPGRLTDQTSVGTNRLLRDGAKVFVGVEDVLRELGVALRPAEQAAVEVTEDEKPVMDFLSGDPQHVDDVCQALGIPVSTLLGVLVRLELKGLVRQLPGKLFVRQV, from the coding sequence ATGATGATAAGGCCAGCGCGCAGCTTGGACGATGCGTTGGTTGATTTGCTCTCCGTGCCCCGCATGACCGGCCCCAGACTTGCAAGTCTTCTGGCACGGTTCGAGAAGCCGGAGCAGGTGTTTCGTGCTGGCCGGGATGAGCTGGTTGCGGTTGACGGCGTGGATGAGGAATTGGCCGAGGCAATCTTGTCCTACAAGCGGAATGCGGGTCTTGAGCGCAGACTGGAACAGGCGCGTGCCCTAGATGTGTGGACGATGACCGTAACGGACCCGAACTTTCCGTCACGTCTGAAAGAGCTTGCCCACTGTCCGCCGGTGCTGTTCGTACGGGGCGAAATCAGCGAGCAAGACCGGATGGCAGCTGCGGTAGTTGGTACGCGGCGGCCAAGCTCGTACGGCCGGCTCGTTGCCGAGAAGCTGGGTCGGGACTTGGCCGAGCACGGCGTGACAGTGGTCAGCGGCCTGGCGCGTGGGGTTGATACGTGCGCCCACCGTGGAGCCTTGGCGTGCAATGGCCGCACGATTGCGGTGCTGGGGTGCGGCATAGACGTGTGCTACCCGCCGGAGAACCGGTCGCTCGCCGAAGAAATCGCTAGCCACGGAGCACTGGTCACCGAATTCAACCTCGGAGTCGGGCCGCTGGCGATGAACTTTCCACGGCGGAACCGGATTGTCTCCGGGCTGTCGCAGGTCGTCATCGCGGTCGAAGCTGGTGAGCGCTCCGGTGTTCTGAACACAGTCGCCTGGGCCCGGGATCAGGGTCGGGTCGTATTTGCTGTGCCGGGCCGGCTGACCGACCAGACAAGCGTCGGCACGAACCGACTCCTGCGTGATGGTGCGAAGGTGTTTGTTGGCGTTGAAGATGTGCTGCGTGAGCTCGGTGTTGCCCTGCGGCCGGCCGAACAGGCAGCGGTCGAGGTTACAGAAGACGAAAAGCCGGTGATGGATTTTCTTTCCGGCGATCCTCAGCATGTTGACGATGTATGTCAAGCCCTAGGGATACCGGTGTCCACACTGCTTGGCGTCCTGGTTCGGCTTGAGCTCAAAGGTCTGGTCCGGCAGCTTCCGGGCAAGCTGTTCGTGCGGCAGGTGTGA